A genome region from Camelina sativa cultivar DH55 chromosome 10, Cs, whole genome shotgun sequence includes the following:
- the LOC104719371 gene encoding tRNA threonylcarbamoyladenosine dehydratase-like isoform X1, producing MEDKLKYLSLVGAGALIGSVSTVALLKLLSRSSVKQHDETPVTNFLVAGNGIESETRPVTAANGQDLLNDEIVSEHLTRNIQFFDLESQRKVTGSYVVVIGLGGVGSHAASMLLRSGVGKLLLVDFDQVSLSSLNRHAVATRADVGIPKAICLKKHFSSIFPECHIEAKVMLYDSSSEEEILSGNPDFVLDCIDNIDTKVGLLAACVKRGLKVLCATGAGARADPTRIRVADIRESTIDPLSRSVRHRLRREHGIEGGIPVVFSLEKPKAKLLPFKGPNGEDENPSDYQVVPGFRVRIIPVLGTIPAIFGQIMASYVITQLAGVQVQMEPIVNLDLDHYRLLHNRLIEHEETIYGTSAEVEVDVEEVMYIVKELWHGRSARDETAKDVGRGMWRAMNELMLVRWDAKKPATVSNLILLKFKEADEHEAKTLEEVKESETEFFEKVSCVLKKAELDFYG from the exons ATGGAGGATAAATTAAAGTATTTGAGTCTCGTCGGAGCCGGAGCTCTTATTGGATCCGTCTCCACCGTCGCTCTCCTTAAACTTCTCTCCAG GAGCTCAGTGAAGCAGCACGATGAAACCCCAGTAACTAATTTCTTAG TTGCAGGAAACGGTATTGAGTCTGAGACAAGACCTGTTACTGCAGCTAATGGTCAGGATCTTTTGAATGATGAAATTGTTTCTGAACATTTAACCAG GAATATCCAGTTTTTCGATCTTGAATCCCAGCGTAAAGTAACTGGATCATATGTTGTGGTTATTGGACTTGGAGGTGTAGGGAGTCATGCTGCTTCTATGCTCTTGAGGTCAGGTGTTGGGAAGCTCCTCCTGGTTGACTTTGACCAG GTGTCGCTTTCATCATTAAATCGGCACGCTGTTGCAACACGAGCAGATGTTGGTATTCCGAAAGCTATATGTCTCAAGAAACATTTCTCTTCAATCTTTCCTGAATGCCATATAGAAGCCAAGGTGATGCTGTATGACTCATCTTCTGAAGAAGAAATACTTTCAGGCAACCCAGACTTTGTTTTGGACTGCATTGATAACATCGATACAAAG GTGGGACTTTTGGCTGCATGCGTTAAGAGGGGTTTGAAAGTTCTCTGTGCAACTGGTGCTGGTGCTAGAGCTGACCCAACAAGAATCAGAGTGGCTGATATAAGAGAGTCAACAATTGACCCATTATCTCGTTCT GTAAGACACAGATTGAGGAGAGAACATGGTATTGAAGGAGGCATTCCTGTCGTGTTTTCCCTGGAAAAACCAAAAGCGAAGTTGCTTCCCTTTAAAGGGCCAAATGGGGAAGACGAGAATCCCTCAGATTATCAA GTAGTACCTGGCTTTCGTGTTCGGATAATTCCTGTACTTGGAACCATCCCTGCTATTTTTGGACAAATTATGGCCTCCTATGTTATTACACAACTTGCAGGTGTACAAGTTCAGATGGAGCCTATCGTAAATCTAGATTTAGATCATTATCGATTACTGCATAACCGCCTTATTGAGCATGAGGAGACAATTTATGGCACATCTGCAGAAGTAGAG GTGGATGTTGAGGAAGTGATGTACATAGTGAAAGAGTTGTGGCACGGACGAAGTGCTAGAGATGAGACTGCAAAAGATGTTGGGAGAGGAATGTGGCGAGCTATGAATGAGTTGATGCTCGTAAG ATGGGATGCAAAGAAGCCAGCAACAGTCTCGAACTTGATTCTTCTGAAGTTTAaagag GCGGATGAACATGAGGCTAAGACTCTCGAGGAAGTGAAGGAAAGTGAAACAGAGTTCTTTGAAAAAGTTTCATGTGTACTGAAGAAGGCAGAGCTTGATTTTTACGGCTAG
- the LOC104719372 gene encoding uncharacterized protein LOC104719372, which yields MLTCSLVDFVFDFCLSISAPPGHRTCSRQRNTMTTIHGSDNLAWSDEQTRFYLQLRIDEKLKGNIRKQNLNDAGRQSIIDKFYEAYGERHPWKKFGIKFTTCKKQYKSFRKLTHNRTGLGYHSNGSINMSDDWWNERCKEWSGARKIRNKPVANVDLMEKLFGTVHISGAEGSTAQQGEEHQDDDLGVDVESSQNPPTQDADSDDDDAESRQIPSRNIGNGPSYSNVGNGPSSSSRSRGSKKRLRSVQSEEIVAEVIRDSGQSRDKILAHWNQLIESHPEISCSQLRAMKGLHSLPGIRMWSPLYKASIQHLKQDIANRETFLFYEDDENKILYLEFATGESRDA from the exons ATGCTTACTTGTTCTCTCGTCGACTTCGTTTTTGACTTTTGTCTCTCTATATCGGCTCCTCCTG GACATAGAACTTGTTCAAGGCAGAGAAACACAATGACAACTATCCATGGCAGTGAT AATCTTGCGTGGAGTGATGAGCAAACCCGTTTCTATCTCCAACTAAGAATTGATGAGAAGCTTAAAGGAAATATAAGGAAACAGAACTTGAACGATGCTGGGAGACAATCAATCATAGATAAGTTTTATGAGGCATATGGGGAAAGACATCCTTGGAAAAAATTTGGGATCAAATTTACTACTTGCAAGAAGCAGTACAAATCTTTCAGAAAACTTACTCACAACAGAACTGGACTAGGTTATCATTCAAATGGGAGTATAAACATGTCTGACGACTGGTGGAACGAGCGGTGTAAG gaATGGTCTGGGGCaaggaaaataagaaataaaccaGTGGCAAATGTGGATTTGATGGAAAAACTCTTTGGTACAGTTCATATCAGTGGAGCTGAGGGTTCGACTGCTCAGCAAGGTGAAGAGCATCAAGATGATGATCTTGGTGTTGATGTTGAATCAAGCCAAAACCCTCCTACTCAAGATgctgattctgatgatgatgatgctgaatCAAGGCAAATCCCTTCTAGAAATATTGGTAATGGACCCTCATATTCCAATGTTGGTAATGGTCCCTCATCTTCAAGTAGGTCAAGGGGtagtaaaaaaagattaaggTCTGTACAATCAGAAGAAATTGTAGCAGAAGTGATTAGGGATAGTGGTCAGTCACGAGATAAGATTCTTGCCCACTGGAACCAACTAATAGAGAGCCACCCTGAGATTAGTTGTAGTCAGCTTCGAGCTATGAAGGGTCTACACTCTCTGCCTGGTATAAGAATGTGGTCTCCCTTATATAAAGCATCAATTCAACATCTCAAGCAAGATATAGCCAATCGTgagacttttttattttatgaagatgatgaaaacaaaattctctACTTGGAGTTTGCAACTGGTGAAAGCAGGGATGCATGA
- the LOC104719371 gene encoding tRNA threonylcarbamoyladenosine dehydratase-like isoform X2, translating into MEDKLKYLSLVGAGALIGSVSTVALLKLLSRSSVKQHDETPVTNFLGNGIESETRPVTAANGQDLLNDEIVSEHLTRNIQFFDLESQRKVTGSYVVVIGLGGVGSHAASMLLRSGVGKLLLVDFDQVSLSSLNRHAVATRADVGIPKAICLKKHFSSIFPECHIEAKVMLYDSSSEEEILSGNPDFVLDCIDNIDTKVGLLAACVKRGLKVLCATGAGARADPTRIRVADIRESTIDPLSRSVRHRLRREHGIEGGIPVVFSLEKPKAKLLPFKGPNGEDENPSDYQVVPGFRVRIIPVLGTIPAIFGQIMASYVITQLAGVQVQMEPIVNLDLDHYRLLHNRLIEHEETIYGTSAEVEVDVEEVMYIVKELWHGRSARDETAKDVGRGMWRAMNELMLVRWDAKKPATVSNLILLKFKEADEHEAKTLEEVKESETEFFEKVSCVLKKAELDFYG; encoded by the exons ATGGAGGATAAATTAAAGTATTTGAGTCTCGTCGGAGCCGGAGCTCTTATTGGATCCGTCTCCACCGTCGCTCTCCTTAAACTTCTCTCCAG GAGCTCAGTGAAGCAGCACGATGAAACCCCAGTAACTAATTTCTTAG GAAACGGTATTGAGTCTGAGACAAGACCTGTTACTGCAGCTAATGGTCAGGATCTTTTGAATGATGAAATTGTTTCTGAACATTTAACCAG GAATATCCAGTTTTTCGATCTTGAATCCCAGCGTAAAGTAACTGGATCATATGTTGTGGTTATTGGACTTGGAGGTGTAGGGAGTCATGCTGCTTCTATGCTCTTGAGGTCAGGTGTTGGGAAGCTCCTCCTGGTTGACTTTGACCAG GTGTCGCTTTCATCATTAAATCGGCACGCTGTTGCAACACGAGCAGATGTTGGTATTCCGAAAGCTATATGTCTCAAGAAACATTTCTCTTCAATCTTTCCTGAATGCCATATAGAAGCCAAGGTGATGCTGTATGACTCATCTTCTGAAGAAGAAATACTTTCAGGCAACCCAGACTTTGTTTTGGACTGCATTGATAACATCGATACAAAG GTGGGACTTTTGGCTGCATGCGTTAAGAGGGGTTTGAAAGTTCTCTGTGCAACTGGTGCTGGTGCTAGAGCTGACCCAACAAGAATCAGAGTGGCTGATATAAGAGAGTCAACAATTGACCCATTATCTCGTTCT GTAAGACACAGATTGAGGAGAGAACATGGTATTGAAGGAGGCATTCCTGTCGTGTTTTCCCTGGAAAAACCAAAAGCGAAGTTGCTTCCCTTTAAAGGGCCAAATGGGGAAGACGAGAATCCCTCAGATTATCAA GTAGTACCTGGCTTTCGTGTTCGGATAATTCCTGTACTTGGAACCATCCCTGCTATTTTTGGACAAATTATGGCCTCCTATGTTATTACACAACTTGCAGGTGTACAAGTTCAGATGGAGCCTATCGTAAATCTAGATTTAGATCATTATCGATTACTGCATAACCGCCTTATTGAGCATGAGGAGACAATTTATGGCACATCTGCAGAAGTAGAG GTGGATGTTGAGGAAGTGATGTACATAGTGAAAGAGTTGTGGCACGGACGAAGTGCTAGAGATGAGACTGCAAAAGATGTTGGGAGAGGAATGTGGCGAGCTATGAATGAGTTGATGCTCGTAAG ATGGGATGCAAAGAAGCCAGCAACAGTCTCGAACTTGATTCTTCTGAAGTTTAaagag GCGGATGAACATGAGGCTAAGACTCTCGAGGAAGTGAAGGAAAGTGAAACAGAGTTCTTTGAAAAAGTTTCATGTGTACTGAAGAAGGCAGAGCTTGATTTTTACGGCTAG